In Solanum stenotomum isolate F172 chromosome 6, ASM1918654v1, whole genome shotgun sequence, one DNA window encodes the following:
- the LOC125869028 gene encoding serine/arginine-rich SC35-like splicing factor SCL30A, giving the protein MRGRSYSPSPPRGYGRRGRSPSPRGGRYGGRSRDDPTTLLVRNLRHDCRPEDLKKPFGQIGPVKDIYLPRDYYTREPRGFGFIQYLDPADAAEAKYQMDGQAFQGRQLTVVFAEENRKKPQEMRARERGSGRGGRNYDRRGTPPRYHNSPRYSRSPPPRGRDYYSPPKRRQYSRSVSPEEKRYSRERSYSPRGGQGRAYSQSPPREQSPPFNGSRSRSQSPVREHSPPYNGSRSRSRSPVRARSPVRGHSRRLSPSQGHSRSPDAVHYSRNPDHDVSPRH; this is encoded by the exons ATGAGGGGAAGAAGTTACAGCCCCTCACCCCCTAGAGGTTATGGAAGGAGAGGAAGGAGCCCAAGCCCCAGAGGGGGTCGCTATGGTGGTCGTAGCAGAGATGATCCGACTACTCTATTAGTGCGCAATCTTCGCCATGACTGTCG GCCAGAGGACCTCAAAAAACCATTCGGGCAAATTGGTCCTGTCAAGGACATTTACTTGCCAAGGGACTATTATACTCG TGAACCACGTGGTTTTGGATTTATCCAATATCTGGATCCTGCTGATGCAGCAGAAGCTAAGTATCAGATGGATGGTCAGGCTTTCCAAGGTCGGCAACTGACAGTAGTTTTTGCTGAGGAGAACAGGAAAAAGCCTCAAGAAATGAGAGCTAGGGAGCGCGGAAG TGGTAGGGGTGGCCGCAACTATGATCGGAGAGGTACTCCCCCTAGGTACCATAACTCTCCTCGGTATTCACGATCTCCACCTCCCCGCGGCCGTGATTACTACTCTCCACCTAAGAGAAGGCAATACTCAAG GTCTGTTTCGCCTGAAGAGAAAAGATACAGTCGTGAGAGATCATATTCTCCTCGTGGTGGTCAGGGAAGGGCATACTCACAATCCCCTCCTAGGGAGCAGTCTCCACCATTCAATGGGTCAAGAAGCCGCAGTCAAAGTCCAGTCAGGGAGCATTCTCCACCTTATAATGGTTCAAGGAGTCGCAGCCGGAGTCCAGTTAGGGCACGTTCTCCAGTTAGGGGTCACAGCAGGAGGCTGAGCCCTAGTCAAGGCCATAGTAGGAGCCCTGATGCTGTCCATTATTCCAGGAATCCTGACCATGACGTGTCCCCGAGACACTGA